The following proteins are encoded in a genomic region of Dasypus novemcinctus isolate mDasNov1 chromosome 3, mDasNov1.1.hap2, whole genome shotgun sequence:
- the FOXA1 gene encoding hepatocyte nuclear factor 3-alpha, producing MLGTVKMEGHESSDWNSYYADTQEAYSSVPVSNMNSGLGSMNSMNTYMTMNTMSTSGNMTPASFNMSYANPGLGAGLSPGAVAGMPGGSAGAMNSMTAAGVTAMGAALSPSGMGAVGAQPAASMNGLGPYAAMNPCMSPMAYAPSNLGRSRAAAAGDAKTFKRSYPHAKPPYSYISLITMAIQQAPSKMLTLSEIYQWIMDLFPYYRQNQQRWQNSIRHSLSFNDCFVKVARSPDKPGKGSYWTLHPDSGNMFENGCYLRRQKRFKCEKQPGAGGGGGAGGGGAKGGPESRKDPSGSSNPSADSPLHRGVHGKAGQLDGAPAPGPAASPQTLDHSGAAATGGASELKTPASSAAPPISSGPGALASVPPSHPAHGLAPHESQLHLKGDPHYSFNHPFSINNLMSSSEQQHKLDFKAYEQALQYSPYGATLPASLPLGSASVATRSPIEPSALEPAYYQGVYSRPVLNTS from the exons ATGTTAGGGACTGTGAAGATGGAAGGGCATGAGAGCAGCGACTGGAACAGCTACTACGCGGACACGCAGGAG GCCTACTCCTCGGTCCCAGTCAGCAACATGAACTCGGGCCTAGGCTCCATGAACTCCATGAACACCTATATGACCATGAACACCATGAGCACGAGCGGCAACATGACCCCGGCCTCGTTCAACATGTCCTACGCCAACCCAGGCCTGGGCGCGGGGCTCAGCCCCGGCGCCGTGGCGGGCATGCCGGGGGGCTCCGCGGGCGCCATGAACAGCATGACGGCGGCGGGCGTGACGGCCATGGGCGCGGCGCTGAGCCCGAGCGGCATGGGCGCCGTGGGCGCGCAGCCCGCCGCCTCCATGAACGGCCTGGGCCCCTACGCGGCCATGAACCCGTGCATGAGCCCCATGGCCTACGCGCCGTCCAACCTGGGCCGcagccgcgccgccgccgccggcgaCGCCAAGACGTTCAAGCGCAGCTACCCTCACGCCAAGCCGCCCTACTCGTACATCTCGCTCATCACCATGGCCATCCAGCAGGCGCCCAGCAAGATGCTCACGCTGAGCGAGATCTACCAGTGGATCATGGACCTCTTCCCCTACTACCGGCAGAACCAGCAGCGGTGGCAGAACTCCATCCGCCACTCGCTCTCCTTCAACGACTGCTTCGTCAAGGTGGCGCGCTCCCCGGACAAGCCGGGCAAGGGCTCCTACTGGACGCTGCACCCGGACTCCGGCAACATGTTCGAGAACGGCTGCTACTTGCGCCGCCAGAAGCGCTTCAAGTGCGAGAAGcagccgggggccgggggcggaggcggggccgggggcggcggcgCCAAGGGCGGCCCTGAGAGCCGCAAGGACCCCTCCGGCTCCTCCAACCCCAGCGCCGACTCGCCCCTTCACCGGGGCGTGCACGGCAAGGCGGGCCAGCTAGATGGCGCACCCGCCCCGGGGCCCGCCGCCAGCCCCCAGACTCTGGACCACAGCGGGGCGGCGGCGACAGGGGGCGCCTCGGAGCTGAAGACTCCGGCCTCGTCAGCTGCGCCTCCCATCAGCTCCGGGCCAGGGGCACTGGCGTCTGTGCCCCCTTCCCACCCGGCGCATGGCCTAGCACCCCACGAGTCCCAACTTCACCTGAAAGGGGACCCGCACTACTCCTTCAACCACCCCTTCTCCATCAACAACCTCATGTCCTCTTCGGAGCAGCAGCACAAGCTGGACTTCAAGGCATATGAACAGGCACTGCAGTACTCGCCCTACGGTGCCACGTTGCCAGCCAGCCTGCCGCTCGGCAGTGCCTCCGTGGCCACCAGGAGCCCCATCGAGCCTTCAGCCCTGGAGCCGGCCTACTACCAAGGTGTGTATTCCAGACCTGTCCTAAACACTTCCTAG